In Hymenobacter gelipurpurascens, one DNA window encodes the following:
- a CDS encoding BON domain-containing protein, whose translation MSPQSATISTTDDRLADTDITDAIELLFLLQKGVTSQLIDVRTHEGIVELTGFTSCLLSRERAEEMAKAVRGVRGVINELEIRTPDIPDEELLHSVEQALKQDPATREYNVRCQACEGRVTVEGTLQSWAEQQLVLQVLKSVRGVREIEKRLNTRDEDVTNSDKEIKTQLLELLEWDIRVKPDLITIQVNQGVVTLTGTVGTPTEHDRVVATAYLVGATQVDASNLFVAQWAMEKTLRRQQFTVKADEEVAQAVRDILSHDPRVRAFNPIVHVREGVVTLAGTVSNLRARQAAEQDAYNVVGVREVHNLLLVRIYLPSPDASIKQHIRAVLAADAYVGQYNFRVNVSNGKAHLYGTVCSHYDQQRAADLASSVLGVVELINWTQVGASREVVLTKAASISSKTTTPPASLDPDQVLEQRLRNRYYWSALLHNQEIDLTVRKGRVTLTGTVDSRLERQQAATEAIVCGAREVNNHLHPTHS comes from the coding sequence ATGAGCCCCCAGTCTGCTACCATTTCTACTACCGATGACCGCTTGGCGGACACCGACATCACGGACGCTATTGAACTGCTGTTTCTGCTGCAGAAAGGGGTGACTTCCCAACTCATTGATGTGCGGACCCACGAAGGTATTGTGGAGCTGACTGGTTTCACGAGTTGCCTGCTTTCGCGAGAACGGGCCGAGGAAATGGCCAAAGCCGTGCGCGGCGTGCGCGGCGTCATCAACGAGCTTGAAATCCGGACTCCTGATATTCCGGACGAGGAGCTGCTGCACAGCGTGGAGCAGGCCCTGAAGCAGGACCCTGCCACCCGGGAGTATAACGTGCGCTGCCAGGCTTGCGAAGGCCGCGTGACGGTGGAAGGCACGCTTCAATCGTGGGCGGAGCAGCAGTTGGTGCTGCAGGTGCTGAAGAGCGTGCGCGGCGTACGCGAAATCGAGAAACGCCTCAACACCCGCGACGAGGACGTGACCAATTCCGACAAGGAAATTAAGACCCAGCTCCTGGAGCTGCTGGAATGGGATATTCGTGTAAAGCCCGACCTGATTACCATTCAGGTAAACCAGGGCGTGGTTACCCTGACCGGCACCGTAGGCACCCCCACCGAGCACGACCGGGTGGTGGCCACCGCGTATCTGGTAGGAGCTACGCAGGTAGATGCGAGCAACCTGTTTGTGGCGCAGTGGGCCATGGAAAAAACCTTGCGCCGCCAGCAGTTCACCGTCAAGGCCGACGAAGAAGTGGCCCAGGCCGTGCGCGATATTCTCAGCCACGATCCGCGCGTGCGCGCGTTCAACCCTATTGTGCATGTGCGCGAAGGCGTGGTTACGCTGGCAGGCACCGTGAGTAATCTGCGCGCCCGGCAAGCCGCCGAGCAGGATGCTTACAACGTGGTGGGCGTACGGGAGGTGCACAACCTGCTGCTGGTGCGCATCTACCTTCCCTCCCCCGATGCCAGCATCAAGCAGCATATCCGGGCAGTGCTGGCGGCCGATGCCTACGTAGGCCAGTACAACTTCCGGGTGAACGTGAGCAACGGCAAGGCGCACCTGTACGGCACCGTTTGCTCCCACTACGACCAGCAGCGGGCCGCCGATCTGGCCTCGAGCGTGCTGGGGGTGGTAGAGCTGATCAACTGGACACAGGTGGGGGCTTCCCGCGAGGTTGTATTGACTAAAGCGGCCTCTATCAGTAGCAAAACCACCACGCCCCCGGCCAGCCTCGACCCCGACCAAGTGCTGGAACAGCGCCTGCGCAACCGCTACTATTGGTCGGCGCTGCTGCACAACCAGGAGATTGACCTGACGGTGCGCAAGGGCCGCGTGACGCTTACCGGCACGGTAGATTCTCGTCTGGAACGCCAGCAGGCCGCCACCGAAGCCATAGTATGTGGCGCCCGCGAAGTAAACAACCATCTACATCCTACTCACTCCTGA
- a CDS encoding universal stress protein codes for MPTPALVVLTDFFAVSNRALSYAAGLALPLQAHLVLLHVRHDGLLSLDSYARHHEGPLDERHTKQALHKLAKNQPVPAQVEVSDEFLPDAVAEAVHHHHPELLVLGRPGTSTTPEEVVTSAALDLLRRVPYPLLIVPTVGWDSFPPRRLALAIDGEPFTLYENQYIVQHLLASTKGTLHIIHVANKLEQDHDPEQLVRMVRGAGLGDTLTREQVVVVPGLRPAQGIQQAAGELNADMLIVVARRHNLLSSLFHRSVTAQLISESAIPVLLLPSQD; via the coding sequence ATGCCTACTCCTGCTCTTGTTGTCCTCACCGATTTCTTCGCAGTCTCCAACCGCGCCCTTTCCTACGCTGCCGGCCTGGCGCTGCCTCTGCAGGCCCACCTGGTGCTGCTGCACGTACGCCACGATGGGCTGCTCTCGCTCGATAGCTACGCCAGGCACCACGAAGGCCCATTGGATGAGCGCCACACAAAGCAGGCGCTGCATAAGCTGGCCAAAAATCAGCCGGTACCAGCTCAGGTGGAGGTTTCGGATGAATTTCTGCCCGATGCAGTAGCAGAGGCCGTGCACCATCACCACCCGGAGCTATTGGTGCTTGGCCGCCCTGGCACCTCTACCACGCCGGAAGAGGTGGTAACCAGCGCGGCGCTAGACCTACTGCGGCGCGTACCCTATCCGCTCCTGATTGTGCCTACTGTAGGCTGGGATTCATTTCCGCCGCGCCGGCTGGCTTTGGCCATAGATGGCGAGCCGTTTACCCTCTACGAAAATCAGTACATAGTGCAGCACCTGCTGGCAAGCACGAAGGGCACCCTGCATATTATTCATGTGGCCAATAAGCTGGAGCAGGACCACGACCCCGAGCAGCTGGTGCGGATGGTACGCGGGGCCGGCTTGGGCGATACGCTCACGCGGGAGCAAGTAGTGGTGGTACCTGGCCTACGTCCTGCGCAGGGCATTCAGCAAGCCGCCGGCGAGCTAAACGCCGACATGTTGATTGTGGTGGCCCGCCGGCATAACCTGCTGAGTAGCCTGTTTCATCGGAGCGTAACGGCCCAGCTCATCAGCGAAAGCGCCATTCCGGTTCTTTTGCTGCCCTCGCAGGACTAG
- a CDS encoding cation-translocating P-type ATPase gives MLIPTESTSAATASSGSSGLSEAEAQKRLLQYGPNSVETAVQESAWRVWLRQFRSLIVAVLGAAAVFSFAFQEQAEGYAILAVIVLNAIIGFWLEWNAQTSMTALRRMGISPARVLRNGQVKAIPSDQVTIGDVLLVEAGEVVAADAELFEAQQLQVNESALTGESMPVSKALLSEPPAETVPLAEQVNRLFKGTAVVNGTGRAFVTGVGSGTQLGTITELVQQAQHTATPLEAKLNRLARQLVIITIGLAALFVVAGLLEGKSAYLLIKTAIVLAVAAIPEGMSIVATLALAYGMLRLARRNVLVKRLAAVETLGGTDVIFTDKTGTLTQNQMAVHTVWLPEGRVEFTPGETEIAPDLLRSTAYQQLLHVAVLCNNATFSPENLDAALGDPLEVALLSLAHSSRFDVPAVQAKARRLAEQPFNSDTRLMATLHHHDHRQAWVAVKGAAEEVLAHCTFIQTAEGNHAFEPSEHALWLRHAEELAQRGLRTLALAYRGLAAEEQPDWAHELIWLGLVAFLDPPRPEVIPALDACRQAGIRVIMVTGDHPATALTVARQVHLTTSEDQTAVTGAQLAELLAQANNEGLEQLRKAAVFARVSPAQKLDLISLYQQHGHIVAMTGDGVNDAPALKKADIGVAMGLRGTQVASEAAALVLRDDSFASIVVAVEQGRIIFSNIRRFVLYLVSCNLSEILVVTAAGLLGHGLGLLPLQILFLNLLTDVFPALALGVGKGSSHVMQHPPRDPQAPVMRPGDWRLATAYAALMTVALLGSFYVGHHLYGLSAEVGNNILFYGLAASQLLHVFNMASISTPLRDNDVLRNRYVWLALALCSGLLLLTYFLPALRELLGIAPLHFFELLLIVVPAVAVLVLGQLLGYCLSRWQRVA, from the coding sequence ATGCTTATCCCTACCGAATCTACATCGGCAGCTACGGCTTCTTCAGGCAGCAGCGGGCTCAGCGAGGCGGAGGCGCAGAAACGGCTCCTGCAGTATGGTCCCAACTCTGTAGAAACGGCCGTTCAGGAAAGCGCGTGGCGGGTGTGGCTGCGGCAGTTTCGGAGCCTGATAGTTGCAGTATTGGGCGCGGCGGCCGTCTTTTCATTTGCCTTTCAGGAGCAGGCCGAGGGTTACGCTATTCTGGCCGTTATCGTGCTCAATGCCATCATTGGGTTCTGGCTGGAATGGAATGCCCAAACCTCCATGACGGCCCTGCGGCGTATGGGCATCAGCCCGGCGCGCGTACTCCGCAACGGACAGGTGAAGGCTATACCTTCCGATCAAGTAACTATCGGCGACGTGCTGCTGGTAGAAGCCGGCGAGGTAGTAGCCGCCGATGCAGAGCTGTTTGAGGCCCAGCAGCTCCAGGTCAACGAATCGGCCCTCACCGGCGAATCGATGCCCGTAAGCAAAGCGCTACTGAGTGAGCCGCCCGCGGAAACCGTGCCGCTGGCCGAACAAGTAAACCGCCTATTTAAGGGCACCGCCGTGGTGAATGGTACCGGTCGCGCCTTCGTGACGGGGGTGGGCAGCGGCACCCAGCTGGGTACTATTACGGAGCTGGTGCAGCAGGCCCAGCACACCGCCACGCCGCTGGAAGCTAAGCTCAACCGCTTGGCCCGGCAGCTGGTCATCATCACGATAGGCCTGGCAGCGCTGTTTGTGGTGGCGGGTTTGCTGGAAGGCAAGTCGGCGTATCTGCTGATCAAAACGGCCATTGTGCTGGCCGTAGCCGCAATTCCGGAGGGCATGTCGATTGTGGCCACGCTCGCCTTGGCCTACGGCATGCTGCGCCTGGCCCGGCGCAACGTGCTGGTGAAGCGCCTCGCGGCCGTAGAAACCTTGGGCGGCACCGACGTTATTTTCACGGATAAAACCGGCACGCTCACGCAAAACCAGATGGCGGTGCATACGGTATGGCTGCCGGAAGGGCGGGTAGAATTTACGCCCGGCGAAACCGAAATTGCGCCGGATCTTTTGCGCAGTACCGCCTACCAACAGCTGCTACACGTGGCCGTGCTTTGCAACAATGCCACTTTCTCGCCCGAGAACCTGGATGCCGCCCTCGGCGACCCACTGGAAGTGGCGTTGCTCTCTTTGGCCCACTCCAGCCGCTTCGATGTGCCGGCCGTGCAGGCCAAGGCCCGCCGCCTGGCCGAGCAGCCTTTCAACTCCGATACGCGCCTGATGGCTACCCTGCATCATCACGACCACAGGCAGGCCTGGGTAGCCGTGAAAGGTGCCGCCGAGGAAGTTCTGGCCCATTGCACCTTCATACAGACCGCCGAGGGAAACCACGCCTTTGAGCCTTCGGAACACGCCTTGTGGCTGCGCCACGCCGAGGAGCTGGCCCAGCGTGGCCTACGCACGCTGGCCCTGGCCTACCGCGGGCTGGCGGCAGAAGAACAACCCGACTGGGCCCACGAGCTGATATGGCTAGGCCTGGTGGCTTTTCTGGATCCGCCGCGCCCCGAAGTAATTCCGGCCCTGGACGCGTGCCGGCAAGCAGGCATCCGGGTGATTATGGTAACCGGCGACCATCCGGCCACGGCCCTGACGGTGGCCCGCCAAGTGCATCTGACGACTAGCGAAGACCAAACCGCCGTTACGGGTGCGCAACTCGCCGAGCTGTTAGCACAAGCCAACAACGAGGGCCTAGAGCAGTTGCGGAAGGCCGCGGTATTTGCACGCGTGAGTCCGGCCCAAAAGCTCGACCTGATTAGCCTGTACCAGCAACATGGCCACATAGTAGCCATGACGGGCGACGGCGTAAACGACGCTCCGGCCCTGAAGAAGGCCGATATTGGGGTGGCTATGGGCCTGCGGGGTACGCAGGTGGCCAGCGAAGCCGCCGCCCTGGTGTTGCGCGACGACTCCTTTGCCTCCATAGTGGTGGCAGTGGAGCAGGGGCGCATCATCTTCAGCAACATTCGTCGGTTTGTGCTGTACTTGGTTTCCTGCAACCTGAGCGAGATACTGGTAGTGACGGCGGCGGGCCTGCTGGGCCACGGCCTGGGCCTATTGCCGCTCCAGATTCTGTTTTTGAACCTGCTTACGGATGTATTTCCGGCCCTGGCGCTGGGGGTTGGCAAAGGAAGTTCGCACGTGATGCAGCACCCGCCCCGCGACCCCCAGGCCCCCGTGATGCGCCCCGGCGACTGGCGACTGGCCACCGCCTACGCAGCCCTGATGACGGTAGCGCTGCTGGGCAGCTTCTATGTAGGCCACCACCTCTATGGCCTCTCGGCTGAAGTCGGCAACAACATCCTGTTCTATGGCCTAGCGGCCTCGCAGTTGCTGCACGTGTTCAATATGGCCAGCATCAGCACCCCCCTCCGCGACAACGACGTGCTGCGCAACCGCTATGTGTGGCTAGCGCTGGCCCTGTGCAGTGGCCTGCTGCTGCTCACGTATTTCCTGCCTGCGCTCCGAGAACTGCTGGGCATAGCGCCGCTGCACTTCTTCGAATTGTTGCTGATAGTGGTGCCGGCTGTGGCCGTACTGGTGCTGGGCCAGCTGCTGGGGTACTGCCTGAGCCGGTGGCAACGAGTGGCCTAG
- a CDS encoding MlaD family protein: MTQRSAGNNIRLGLFVLVGMACLMAILFLLGRKQNLFSSSLQVQADFRNVSGLLKGNNVRLAGIPVGTVRDIRILNDSTVRVVMNLNRDVQPFVKKNAIASIGTDGLVGNTIVNLTAAATPAPSIEPGDVLPTKVPVSLEGMLGTLNVSSKNLIGITQDLRQITQKLNGSEALWALLDDKDMAGNLRQTMGHAARATAELEQSSRELHQLTKGIGQGRGPAGYLLTDTAFAGQLGHATRQLAGTSDTLARTVAHLKRQVSTGAGPLNTLLTDTTFSRQMRQSMRHVEEGTAGFNQTMTALQHNFLVRGYLKRQQKRQARAAHDTAVAR; this comes from the coding sequence ATGACCCAACGCAGCGCCGGTAATAATATTCGGCTGGGCTTGTTTGTGCTGGTGGGCATGGCTTGCCTGATGGCGATTCTGTTTCTGCTGGGGCGGAAGCAGAACCTGTTCAGCTCCTCTTTGCAGGTGCAGGCCGATTTCCGGAACGTCTCGGGGTTGCTGAAGGGCAACAATGTGCGCCTGGCAGGTATTCCGGTGGGTACCGTGCGCGATATCCGCATCCTCAACGACAGCACCGTGCGCGTAGTCATGAACCTAAACCGCGACGTGCAGCCGTTTGTGAAAAAGAACGCTATTGCCTCCATCGGCACCGATGGGCTGGTGGGCAACACTATTGTGAACCTGACGGCTGCCGCCACGCCGGCGCCCTCCATAGAGCCCGGCGACGTGCTGCCTACCAAAGTGCCCGTGTCGTTGGAAGGCATGCTGGGTACACTGAATGTATCCAGCAAAAACCTTATCGGCATCACCCAGGATCTGCGCCAGATAACGCAAAAGCTCAATGGGAGTGAGGCGCTCTGGGCGCTGCTGGATGATAAGGACATGGCTGGCAATCTGCGCCAGACCATGGGCCACGCGGCGCGGGCCACTGCCGAGCTGGAGCAGTCTTCACGGGAGCTGCATCAGCTCACGAAGGGCATCGGGCAGGGGCGGGGCCCGGCGGGCTATTTGCTTACGGATACGGCCTTTGCCGGCCAGCTAGGCCACGCCACGCGCCAGCTCGCCGGTACTTCCGATACGCTAGCCCGCACCGTGGCCCACCTGAAACGGCAGGTAAGCACCGGCGCCGGCCCACTCAACACGCTCCTCACCGATACTACCTTCAGCCGCCAGATGCGCCAGAGCATGCGCCACGTGGAGGAAGGTACGGCCGGCTTCAACCAAACCATGACGGCCCTGCAGCACAACTTTCTGGTGCGCGGCTACCTCAAGCGTCAGCAGAAACGTCAGGCCCGCGCTGCCCATGATACTGCCGTAGCCCGCTAG
- a CDS encoding ABC transporter ATP-binding protein, giving the protein MLPEPTSAPAAGPTVAPEMVLSVEHVSKSFGDNHVLQDFSLALHRGENVVVLGKSGSGKSVLIKCIIGLLPVDAGTVRVLGQDVSALGHSELDLLRAKVGFLFQSNALYDSMTVRENLLFPLRRHWLAHRRDEEDELVGQVLEDVGLAHTADMMPAELSGGMRKRIALARTLILRPEILLYDEPTTGLDPVTAREIDELIREVQQKYNASALIISHDMNCVRLTADRVALLVQGRCYAEGTYQQLEQRDDPSIHEFFA; this is encoded by the coding sequence ATGCTTCCCGAACCGACTTCTGCGCCTGCTGCCGGCCCCACTGTTGCTCCCGAAATGGTGCTTTCGGTGGAGCACGTGAGCAAGTCGTTCGGCGATAACCATGTGCTGCAGGACTTTTCCCTGGCGCTGCACCGCGGCGAGAACGTGGTGGTGCTGGGCAAGTCCGGCTCCGGCAAATCAGTCCTGATCAAGTGCATCATTGGTCTGCTGCCCGTAGATGCGGGCACCGTCAGGGTGCTAGGCCAGGATGTATCGGCGCTAGGCCACTCTGAGCTGGATTTGCTGCGGGCCAAAGTGGGGTTTCTGTTTCAGAGTAATGCCCTCTACGACTCCATGACGGTGCGCGAAAATCTGCTGTTTCCGTTGCGGCGGCACTGGTTGGCACACCGCCGCGACGAGGAAGATGAGTTGGTAGGCCAGGTGCTGGAAGATGTAGGCCTGGCGCACACCGCTGATATGATGCCCGCCGAGCTATCAGGCGGGATGCGCAAGCGTATTGCCCTGGCCCGCACCCTCATTCTGCGGCCCGAAATTCTGCTTTACGATGAGCCTACCACTGGCCTAGACCCCGTAACGGCCCGCGAAATAGACGAGCTGATCCGGGAGGTGCAGCAGAAATACAACGCCTCGGCCCTCATCATCTCCCACGATATGAACTGCGTGCGCCTCACCGCCGACCGCGTGGCCCTGCTGGTGCAGGGCCGCTGCTACGCCGAGGGCACCTACCAGCAATTGGAGCAGCGCGATGACCCGAGTATTCATGAGTTTTTTGCCTGA